In Mauremys reevesii isolate NIE-2019 linkage group 8, ASM1616193v1, whole genome shotgun sequence, a single genomic region encodes these proteins:
- the PRPF38B gene encoding pre-mRNA-splicing factor 38B isoform X3 → MVGAGAVSAAGMKWPLAASPQGPGREDPPPSRTRARGAESVNTVTHVEPWEKGSRKTAGQTGMCGGVRGVGTGGIVSTAFCLLYKLFTLKLTRKQVMGLITHTDSPYIRALGFMYIRYTQPPTDLWDWFESFLDDEEDLDVKAGGGCVMTIGEMLRSFLTKLEWFSTLFPRIPVPVQKNIDQQIKTRPRKIKKDAKEGVEEIDRHAERRRSRSPRRSVSPRRSPRRSRSRSHHREGHGSSSFDRELERERERQRLEREAKEKEKERRRSRSTDRALERRRSRSRERHRSRSRSRDRKGDRRDRDREREKENERSRKKDRDYDKEKGNERERSRERSKDRKSKGEIEEKRHKDDKDEKKHRDDKKDSKKDRKHSRSRSRERKHRSRSRSKNTGKHSRSRSKEKLSKHKNESKDKSNKRSRSGSRGRTDSVEKSRKRDHSPSKERSRKRSRSKERSLKRDHSDSKDHSDKHDCRRSQSTERESQEKQHKNKDETV, encoded by the exons ATGGTGGGCGCGGGGGCTGTCAGCGCTGCGGGGATGAAATGGCCGCTCGCAGCTTCTCCTCAGGGCCCGGGGCGCGAGGATCCGCCGCCTTCCCGCACAAGGGCGCGTGGAGCCGAGTCCGTGAACACG GTTACACATGTTGAACCATGGGAGAAAGGGAGCAGAAAAACAGCAGGCCAGACAGGGATGTGCGGAGGG GTACGAGGTGTTGGAACGGGAGGAATTGTGTCTACAGCTTTTTGCCTGCTATACAAATTATTTACTCTAAAACTCACTCGTAAGCAAGTGATGGGCCTCATTACACACACAGATTCTCCGTATATTAGGGCTCTTGGATTTATGTATATTAG GTACACACAGCCTCCTACTGATCTATGGGACTGGTTTGAATCGTTCCTTGATGATGAAGAG GACCTGGATGTGAAGGCAGGTGGGGGTTGTGTTATGACCATTGGGGAGATGCTTCGTTCCTTTCTTACTAAGCTCGAATGGTTTTCAACATTGTTTCCAAGAATTCCTGTTCCAGTCCAGAAAAACATTGATCAGCAAATAAAAACCAGACCTAGAAAAATCAAGAAGGATGCCAAGGAGGGAGTGGAAGAAATAGACCGACATGCAGAGCGTAGACGTTCAAG GTCTCCAAGAAGATCTGTGAGCCCCAGGAGGTCTCCTAGAAGATCCAGAAGCAGAAGTCATCATCGGGAAGGCCATGGATCATCTAGTTTTGATAGAGAACTAGAACGGGAGAGAGAACGGCAGAGATTAGAACGTGAAgctaaagagaaagaaaaagagaggcgAAGATCACGAAGTACTGATCGTGCATTAGAGCGGAGGCGaagcagaagcagagagagacacagaagCCGTAGTCGAAGTCGTGATAGAAAGGGAGATAGAAGAGACAGGGATAGAGAGcgggagaaagaaaatgaacgAAGCAGGAAAAAAGATAGAGACTATGACAAGGAAAAGGGTAATGAAAGAGAGAGATCAAGGGAGCGGTCAAAAGACAGGAAAAGTAAGGGTGAAATAGAAGAGAAAAGACACAAAGATGACAAGGATGAAAAGAAGCACAGGGATGATAAGAAAGATTccaaaaaagacagaaaacataGCAGAAGTCGAAGCAGGGAGAGGAAGCATAGGAGTAGGAGTAGAAGTAAGAATACAGGTAAGCACAGTAGAAGCAGGAGCAAGGAGAAATTAAGTAAACATAAAAATGAAAGTAAAGATAAATCAAATAAACGAAGTAGAAGTGGAAGCAGAGGAAGAACCGATAGTGTTGAAAAGTCCAGAAAACGAGACCACAGTCCCAGCAAAGAGAGATCCCGAAAGCGTAGTAGAAGTAAAGAACGATCCCTTAAACGTGATCACAGTGATAGCAAGGACCATTCAGACAAACATGATTGTCGAAGGAGCCAAAGTACAGAACGAGAGAGCCAAGAAAAGCAACATAAAAACAAAGATGAGACTGTGTGA
- the PRPF38B gene encoding pre-mRNA-splicing factor 38B isoform X2 — MAARSFSSGPGARGSAAFPHKGAWSRVREHGLNQSCCEASIKPGYQVEVTHVEPWEKGSRKTAGQTGMCGGVRGVGTGGIVSTAFCLLYKLFTLKLTRKQVMGLITHTDSPYIRALGFMYIRYTQPPTDLWDWFESFLDDEEDLDVKAGGGCVMTIGEMLRSFLTKLEWFSTLFPRIPVPVQKNIDQQIKTRPRKIKKDAKEGVEEIDRHAERRRSRSPRRSVSPRRSPRRSRSRSHHREGHGSSSFDRELERERERQRLEREAKEKEKERRRSRSTDRALERRRSRSRERHRSRSRSRDRKGDRRDRDREREKENERSRKKDRDYDKEKGNERERSRERSKDRKSKGEIEEKRHKDDKDEKKHRDDKKDSKKDRKHSRSRSRERKHRSRSRSKNTGKHSRSRSKEKLSKHKNESKDKSNKRSRSGSRGRTDSVEKSRKRDHSPSKERSRKRSRSKERSLKRDHSDSKDHSDKHDCRRSQSTERESQEKQHKNKDETV; from the exons ATGGCCGCTCGCAGCTTCTCCTCAGGGCCCGGGGCGCGAGGATCCGCCGCCTTCCCGCACAAGGGCGCGTGGAGCCGAGTCCGTGAACACG GATTGAATCAGTCTTGCTGCGAGGCTTCCATCAAGCCAGGGTACCAGGTAGAG GTTACACATGTTGAACCATGGGAGAAAGGGAGCAGAAAAACAGCAGGCCAGACAGGGATGTGCGGAGGG GTACGAGGTGTTGGAACGGGAGGAATTGTGTCTACAGCTTTTTGCCTGCTATACAAATTATTTACTCTAAAACTCACTCGTAAGCAAGTGATGGGCCTCATTACACACACAGATTCTCCGTATATTAGGGCTCTTGGATTTATGTATATTAG GTACACACAGCCTCCTACTGATCTATGGGACTGGTTTGAATCGTTCCTTGATGATGAAGAG GACCTGGATGTGAAGGCAGGTGGGGGTTGTGTTATGACCATTGGGGAGATGCTTCGTTCCTTTCTTACTAAGCTCGAATGGTTTTCAACATTGTTTCCAAGAATTCCTGTTCCAGTCCAGAAAAACATTGATCAGCAAATAAAAACCAGACCTAGAAAAATCAAGAAGGATGCCAAGGAGGGAGTGGAAGAAATAGACCGACATGCAGAGCGTAGACGTTCAAG GTCTCCAAGAAGATCTGTGAGCCCCAGGAGGTCTCCTAGAAGATCCAGAAGCAGAAGTCATCATCGGGAAGGCCATGGATCATCTAGTTTTGATAGAGAACTAGAACGGGAGAGAGAACGGCAGAGATTAGAACGTGAAgctaaagagaaagaaaaagagaggcgAAGATCACGAAGTACTGATCGTGCATTAGAGCGGAGGCGaagcagaagcagagagagacacagaagCCGTAGTCGAAGTCGTGATAGAAAGGGAGATAGAAGAGACAGGGATAGAGAGcgggagaaagaaaatgaacgAAGCAGGAAAAAAGATAGAGACTATGACAAGGAAAAGGGTAATGAAAGAGAGAGATCAAGGGAGCGGTCAAAAGACAGGAAAAGTAAGGGTGAAATAGAAGAGAAAAGACACAAAGATGACAAGGATGAAAAGAAGCACAGGGATGATAAGAAAGATTccaaaaaagacagaaaacataGCAGAAGTCGAAGCAGGGAGAGGAAGCATAGGAGTAGGAGTAGAAGTAAGAATACAGGTAAGCACAGTAGAAGCAGGAGCAAGGAGAAATTAAGTAAACATAAAAATGAAAGTAAAGATAAATCAAATAAACGAAGTAGAAGTGGAAGCAGAGGAAGAACCGATAGTGTTGAAAAGTCCAGAAAACGAGACCACAGTCCCAGCAAAGAGAGATCCCGAAAGCGTAGTAGAAGTAAAGAACGATCCCTTAAACGTGATCACAGTGATAGCAAGGACCATTCAGACAAACATGATTGTCGAAGGAGCCAAAGTACAGAACGAGAGAGCCAAGAAAAGCAACATAAAAACAAAGATGAGACTGTGTGA